The sequence below is a genomic window from Colletotrichum destructivum chromosome 4, complete sequence.
AGACTCATTCACCCTTCTTCTCTCGCTTGTGACTCAACCTAGGTCCGGCAAAATGGTCGATTTTGTAGACATCAACGGCGCTCGCCTGGCGTACCGCATCACCGGGCCCGAGAACGCGCCTCTCATGATCACGCTCCACGGGGGCAGAGGAATGGGTGAGCATCAAAACAAAACCAAAAATCCAACCCGGGAAAAAACATCATCGTGCTGGGTTTGAAGCTGAAAGTGTCATCGCCGCCCCCAGGTGACCACCGGTCCGACTTCAGGATCTACAGCCGGCTCAGCGACAAGATCCGGGTGCTGTCGTTCGACTAccgcggccacggccagAGCTCGCTGACCAAGCCCTACACCTTTGAGCagatcgtcgacgacgtcgagggcgtgcGGCGGCActtcgccggcgacgaccgGGTCATCatctgcggcggcagcttcgGCGGGTTCCTGGCCCAGCACTACGCCATCAAGTACGCCTCGCGCGTCTCGCACCTGATTCTCCGAGGCACCGCACCTTCACACCATCGTGAGTCGTCTTCAGAGTCCaaaccacccacccacccaccgTGTGACATTCTTCTTGTCGGTTTTCAGGGGTGCTGATGAGTGTTTTGTTtgatgctgccgcccagacgaggccggcgccatTAAGACGCTGGCGGAGAGGATCCACAAGGTGCCCAGCTTCTCCGTCGACATGCTGAAGAACAAGGTCTTTGGGGCGTACGAGAGCGACCGCGAGTTCCAGCTCATCTACTTTGCCATGATGCCGCTGTACAGGGAGACGTTCGACCCCGACGCGGCGCTGAAGAGCAACCTCGACGGGGTGTACGTTGCCGAGTCGCATAGTGAGTCGAGATGATGAAGacaccctctctctctctctctcacccgTGAACATGTCTTAACCGTTGTTCAGACGACCTTTActcggagaaggaaaagTACTTTGATTACACGGACCGGTTGCCGCAGATCACGGCCAAGACGctggtcgttgtcggcgacaaggacTGGATTTGCCCTCCTGGTACGATATCGTCCAacttcccttcccccccctcccgttGCGAGTTTCTCAAGCAGCCAAAGGCTAACGCACGTCTTCGCATAGAAAACTCCAGGTTGATTGCCGAACGGATTCCTGGGGCCGAGTTGGTGCTGGTCGAAGGCGCCAACCACGGGGTTCATGCTGAGAAGCCGGACTTGGTTCTCGGCAGGATTCGGGAGCACCTGGGCATCTAATCAACCTCCGGTTCTGCATCTTCCTTTTACACTTTCCAAGATGTGCTTCGTGGGGTTTGTCCTTGAACCATGTGTCAGAATGTCACATATAAAGTAGAAACACCACTCCATGAAGTATATAACGAATAGCCTTCTATTATGGTACATTATCAGACTTGCTCTCCTCTTGTGATGAAAGAACACAGGCTAGTCTCGGCACGTTTGTCATGTCAACGAAAATGCTCTAGAAATTCTCATGGCGATTATCATAGTTCCAATCTCTGGTATCGCTGTCAGAGCCTTGATAAATAGCAGACAGTCGATTTTAGATGCAAGATCCTTGAGTGAATCAGCCCCGAATCTTACACATTCCCAGTCTAaaccttttcttcttcttcttcttcgaaCAATATGGTATCTAAATACGAAAACAATGAACCAAGAAACAACATGCGAGAACAAGCCCGCTGCAACACAGCACAACACATCGCATCACAGCACAGCACGGCATAGCACATCTAATCAAACTTTAGAGAAACCCCAGCTCCAACGAGCCCCATCCGTAGTCCATGGACGACTCGTCGTTCCCGACGGACGCCGAGTGCCGCGTTGGCCCCGTCGGGGAGAACGCCGTCTGGCCCCGGAAGcccgccggtgccgagggcTGGC
It includes:
- a CDS encoding Putative alpha/beta hydrolase-1, peptidase S33, encoding MVDFVDINGARLAYRITGPENAPLMITLHGGRGMGDHRSDFRIYSRLSDKIRVLSFDYRGHGQSSLTKPYTFEQIVDDVEGVRRHFAGDDRVIICGGSFGGFLAQHYAIKYASRVSHLILRGTAPSHHHEAGAIKTLAERIHKVPSFSVDMLKNKVFGAYESDREFQLIYFAMMPLYRETFDPDAALKSNLDGVYVAESHNDLYSEKEKYFDYTDRLPQITAKTLVVVGDKDWICPPENSRLIAERIPGAELVLVEGANHGVHAEKPDLVLGRIREHLGI